A window of the Euzebya pacifica genome harbors these coding sequences:
- a CDS encoding NUDIX domain-containing protein, whose translation MPLVTSPWTIVASREVYANPWITVVEHDVIRPDGKPGLYGIVQSSLAVGVVPLTDEGNVVLVGQWRVPFDEWSWEIPEGGTGPDEDGLTAIKRELQEETGYVAREWELFGPTIQLSNSHSSEEADVYVARGLTQVGANPDGDEVLEVIEVPFETALDMVDRGEITDSITVIALLRLARQRGA comes from the coding sequence GTGCCACTCGTGACCAGCCCCTGGACCATCGTTGCCTCGCGCGAGGTCTACGCCAACCCCTGGATCACCGTCGTCGAGCACGACGTCATCCGCCCCGACGGCAAGCCCGGCCTGTACGGCATCGTGCAGTCATCCCTCGCGGTGGGGGTGGTCCCGTTGACCGACGAGGGGAACGTCGTGCTGGTCGGTCAGTGGCGGGTGCCGTTCGACGAGTGGTCGTGGGAGATCCCCGAGGGTGGAACAGGCCCAGACGAGGACGGGTTGACCGCGATCAAACGCGAACTGCAGGAGGAAACGGGCTACGTCGCCCGCGAATGGGAGCTGTTCGGCCCGACGATCCAGCTGAGCAACTCCCACTCCTCCGAGGAGGCCGACGTCTACGTCGCACGCGGCCTGACGCAGGTCGGCGCCAACCCCGACGGTGACGAGGTGCTGGAGGTCATCGAGGTTCCCTTCGAGACCGCGCTCGACATGGTCGACCGGGGCGAGATCACCGATTCCATCACCGTGATCGCCCTCCTGCGCCTGGCTCGACAACGCGGAGCGTGA
- a CDS encoding DNA polymerase, with protein MDEVILATCADDVDGWLSRAQHAPFLAVDTETTGWDPWVDVLRTVQVAADPGLPVLVVDVRTVDVDVLGPMLADPGSLKVFHHAAFDLRMLWRAGLSVRRVADTMLSQQLLDAAGPDPVGASLEAIAAHRLDRRLEKSIRTTFGSEGLTQAQIDYAAEDARVTWDVFAQQTRELVAGGLVEVARCEFEAVAPLAAMELRGIGIDANAWRDLVATVEVQLPALHDAAQAAVVTEDSPRTLFGPEPVNLDSPEQVTEALRRVGIDVPSTRESVLRDHAEHPAVATLLAYRQAAKVVQGWGGDWLARAVHPATGRIHARVRQMVGTGRIAHSDPNLTQIPADPVYRRCFVAADDHVLAVADYSQQELRVLAAVSGDEALTEVFRRGADLHVETAATVFGTTVDAVTAGQRKAAKALNFGLMYGMGARGFARSTGTTVERAQEMMDAYFAGYPSVAAWLRRTESIARRHHVVRTPLGRARHLLEAGTLARNAPIQGAGADMTKLAVAEVDRRLRDRFGDDPSAPIGLVLTVHDELVVEAPADAAEEAAGLLVEGMLAAGAIILGEVPAVVDVELGRSWAG; from the coding sequence GTGGATGAGGTGATCCTGGCCACCTGCGCCGACGACGTGGACGGCTGGCTCTCCCGTGCCCAGCATGCCCCCTTCCTCGCCGTGGACACCGAAACCACCGGCTGGGATCCCTGGGTCGACGTCCTCCGGACGGTGCAGGTGGCCGCCGATCCCGGCCTTCCCGTCCTCGTGGTCGATGTCCGCACCGTCGACGTCGACGTCCTCGGGCCGATGCTCGCCGACCCCGGCAGCCTCAAGGTCTTCCACCACGCGGCGTTCGACCTGCGGATGCTGTGGCGGGCGGGGCTGTCCGTTCGACGGGTCGCCGACACCATGTTGTCCCAGCAGCTGCTCGACGCCGCCGGGCCCGACCCGGTCGGGGCCAGCCTCGAGGCCATCGCCGCGCACCGCCTGGACCGTCGGCTGGAGAAGTCGATCCGCACGACCTTCGGCAGCGAGGGGCTGACCCAGGCGCAGATCGACTACGCCGCCGAGGACGCCCGCGTCACCTGGGACGTGTTCGCCCAGCAGACCCGCGAGCTGGTCGCCGGTGGCCTGGTCGAGGTGGCGAGGTGCGAGTTCGAGGCCGTTGCCCCGCTGGCGGCCATGGAGCTGCGCGGCATCGGCATCGACGCCAACGCCTGGCGCGACCTGGTCGCCACCGTCGAGGTGCAGCTGCCCGCCCTGCACGATGCGGCGCAGGCTGCGGTGGTGACCGAGGACTCGCCCAGGACGCTGTTCGGCCCGGAGCCGGTCAACCTCGACTCGCCCGAGCAGGTCACCGAGGCGCTCCGACGGGTCGGCATCGACGTGCCGTCCACCCGGGAGTCGGTCCTGCGCGACCACGCCGAGCACCCCGCGGTGGCCACCCTCCTGGCCTACCGTCAGGCCGCCAAGGTCGTGCAGGGATGGGGTGGCGACTGGTTGGCCCGGGCGGTCCATCCCGCGACCGGCCGCATCCACGCCCGGGTTCGCCAGATGGTCGGCACCGGCCGGATCGCCCACAGCGACCCGAACCTCACCCAGATCCCGGCCGACCCCGTCTATCGACGGTGCTTCGTCGCCGCTGACGACCACGTCCTGGCCGTCGCCGACTACAGCCAGCAGGAGCTGCGGGTGCTGGCAGCGGTGTCGGGTGACGAGGCCCTCACCGAGGTGTTCAGGCGAGGCGCCGACCTGCACGTCGAAACGGCCGCCACGGTGTTCGGTACCACCGTCGATGCGGTCACCGCGGGGCAGCGCAAGGCCGCGAAGGCCCTCAACTTCGGCCTGATGTACGGCATGGGAGCCCGCGGATTCGCGCGGTCCACCGGGACGACCGTCGAGCGGGCACAGGAGATGATGGATGCCTACTTCGCGGGGTACCCATCGGTGGCGGCGTGGCTGCGCCGCACGGAGTCCATCGCCCGGCGCCACCACGTCGTGCGGACCCCGCTCGGCCGAGCGCGGCACCTGCTCGAGGCCGGCACGCTGGCCCGCAACGCCCCGATCCAGGGTGCCGGGGCCGACATGACGAAGCTGGCGGTGGCAGAGGTGGACCGGCGGCTGCGCGACCGCTTCGGCGACGATCCCTCCGCCCCCATCGGACTGGTCCTGACCGTGCACGACGAGCTGGTCGTCGAGGCTCCCGCCGACGCGGCGGAGGAAGCGGCGGGGCTACTGGTGGAGGGGATGCTCGCGGCCGGCGCGATCATCCTCGGCGAGGTCCCCGCGGTCGTCGACGTCGAGCTCGGCCGGTCCTGGGCGGGATGA
- a CDS encoding lysophospholipid acyltransferase family protein, which produces MEPVYTPVIGIFVSTFKVMGWKVVVEDAHHVPLDGPAVLASNHVGYLDFVFVGYGVRERKRLVRFAAKKEVFDHPVSGPLMRGMKHLPVDRDGNVNDIMEQAHQRLLQGQLVGMFPEGTISRSFMPKSAKTGTARMAMRAGAPLIPVAVWGCQRIMTKSVKKNMERGLHIVIRYGEPIAYEPDEDPREVTKRMMAAITDMVVDLQDRYPQAPADDSDRWWLPARLGGTAPTPEEAERMAREERIARRAKRRAAREGAVDGADPVTTEPSAEPPVDPPEDAPGSAG; this is translated from the coding sequence ATGGAGCCCGTCTACACCCCCGTCATCGGCATCTTCGTCAGCACCTTCAAGGTGATGGGTTGGAAGGTCGTGGTGGAGGACGCGCACCACGTCCCGCTCGACGGGCCGGCGGTCCTCGCCAGCAACCACGTCGGCTACCTCGACTTCGTGTTCGTCGGCTACGGCGTCCGGGAACGCAAGCGTCTCGTGCGCTTCGCCGCCAAGAAGGAGGTGTTCGACCACCCCGTGTCCGGCCCCCTGATGCGTGGCATGAAGCACCTGCCCGTCGACCGCGACGGCAACGTCAACGACATCATGGAGCAGGCCCACCAGCGGCTGCTCCAGGGCCAGCTGGTCGGCATGTTCCCCGAGGGCACCATCAGCCGGTCGTTCATGCCGAAGTCGGCGAAGACGGGCACCGCACGCATGGCCATGCGCGCCGGCGCCCCGCTGATCCCCGTCGCCGTCTGGGGTTGCCAGCGGATCATGACCAAGTCGGTCAAGAAGAACATGGAGCGCGGCCTGCACATCGTCATCCGGTACGGCGAGCCGATCGCCTACGAGCCGGACGAGGACCCCCGCGAGGTCACCAAGCGGATGATGGCCGCGATCACCGACATGGTCGTCGACCTGCAGGACCGCTACCCCCAGGCGCCCGCCGACGACAGCGACCGGTGGTGGCTCCCGGCGCGGCTCGGCGGCACCGCGCCCACGCCGGAGGAGGCGGAACGGATGGCCCGTGAGGAGCGGATCGCCCGTCGCGCCAAGCGGCGCGCAGCGCGGGAGGGGGCAGTCGACGGCGCCGACCCGGTCACCACCGAGCCGTCCGCCGAACCCCCCGTCGACCCGCCCGAGGACGCCCCCGGGTCAGCTGGCTGA
- the ald gene encoding alanine dehydrogenase yields MRIGVPTEIKSGERRVGLTPESAAELVAHGHEVLIQSGAGDGIGAADDDYVEGGATIAPDAKTVFGESTMIIKVKEPQAEERAMLTADHVLFTYLHLAPDPDQTADLVASGATCIAYETIVDRDGRLPLLAPMSQVAGRLSVQAGAHALEVSQGGAGVLLGGVPGVAPARTVVIGGGVVGVNAIEMANGLGSEVTVLDRDLGVLERLARRFGPSLRTVYSTGASLQAEVLSADLVIGAVLVTGARAPKLVTAELVSQMRPGSVLVDVAIDQGGCFETSRATTHAEPTYLVDGVVHYCVANMPGAVPRTSSFALNNATLPYAIRLADHGFREVLTKDPLIAHGLNVHRGMVTEPSVARDLGYDYVDPMTAITRA; encoded by the coding sequence ATGCGCATCGGCGTACCCACGGAGATCAAGAGCGGCGAACGGCGCGTCGGGCTGACGCCGGAGAGCGCGGCCGAGCTGGTGGCCCACGGTCACGAGGTGCTCATCCAGTCCGGCGCCGGCGACGGCATCGGGGCCGCCGACGACGACTACGTGGAGGGCGGGGCCACCATCGCCCCGGACGCCAAGACCGTCTTCGGCGAGTCGACGATGATCATCAAGGTCAAGGAGCCCCAGGCGGAGGAGCGGGCGATGCTGACCGCCGACCACGTCCTGTTCACCTACCTCCACCTGGCGCCGGACCCCGACCAGACCGCCGACCTCGTCGCCAGCGGCGCCACCTGCATCGCCTACGAGACGATCGTCGACCGGGACGGGCGGCTGCCCCTCCTCGCGCCGATGAGCCAGGTCGCCGGCCGCCTCAGCGTCCAGGCGGGCGCCCACGCGCTGGAGGTCTCGCAGGGCGGCGCCGGTGTGCTGCTGGGCGGCGTGCCCGGTGTGGCACCGGCCCGCACCGTCGTGATCGGCGGCGGCGTGGTCGGCGTCAACGCCATCGAGATGGCCAACGGCCTCGGGTCGGAGGTGACCGTCCTCGACCGCGATCTCGGTGTGCTCGAGCGCCTGGCCCGCCGGTTCGGTCCGTCGCTGCGGACGGTGTACTCCACCGGCGCCAGCCTCCAGGCCGAGGTGCTCTCCGCCGACCTCGTCATCGGCGCGGTGCTGGTGACCGGTGCGCGCGCACCGAAGCTGGTCACCGCCGAGCTGGTGTCGCAGATGCGTCCCGGGTCGGTCCTCGTCGACGTCGCCATCGACCAGGGCGGCTGCTTCGAGACCTCCCGTGCCACCACCCACGCCGAGCCGACCTACCTCGTCGACGGGGTCGTGCACTACTGCGTGGCCAACATGCCGGGCGCGGTGCCGCGGACGTCGAGCTTCGCGCTGAACAACGCCACGCTGCCCTACGCCATCCGCCTGGCCGACCACGGGTTCCGCGAGGTGCTGACCAAGGACCCGCTGATCGCCCACGGCCTGAACGTGCACCGTGGCATGGTGACCGAACCGTCGGTGGCGCGTGACCTCGGCTACGACTACGTCGACCCCATGACGGCGATCACCCGGGCCTGA
- a CDS encoding Lrp/AsnC family transcriptional regulator, with product MIDRVDEAIIRALQDDGRLSNQALADRIGLSPSACLRRVRRLEDDGVLIGYRAIVDPHAVGRSQTVLVAITLQSQRVELLDAFEAAVVGCPGLRSCHLMAGQADYLLRLDVDGVAHYERIHRSYIAGLPGVTDIVSTFALRTVVDDAPLPVSAAGE from the coding sequence ATGATCGATCGAGTGGACGAAGCCATCATCCGCGCACTGCAGGACGACGGTCGGCTGAGCAATCAGGCGCTGGCCGATCGGATCGGGCTGTCCCCGTCGGCGTGCCTGCGTCGGGTCCGTCGGCTGGAGGACGACGGCGTCCTCATCGGCTACCGGGCGATCGTCGACCCCCACGCGGTGGGCAGATCCCAGACCGTGCTGGTGGCCATCACCCTCCAGAGCCAGCGGGTCGAGCTGCTCGATGCCTTCGAGGCCGCCGTCGTCGGTTGCCCGGGCCTGCGGTCGTGCCACCTCATGGCCGGACAGGCCGACTACCTGCTGCGCCTCGACGTCGACGGCGTCGCGCACTACGAACGCATCCATCGCAGCTACATCGCCGGGCTGCCGGGCGTGACCGACATCGTCTCGACCTTCGCGCTGCGGACGGTCGTGGACGACGCGCCGTTGCCCGTGTCCGCGGCAGGGGAGTAG
- a CDS encoding oxygenase MpaB family protein, protein MSVLSRAAARLPQVPVPLLSPLARGWLRRSFGEPPLDSSAPQGDRGLLGPDSVSWRLYADAASIVGGIRSLLVQLTHPLAMAGVAEHSRYHEDPLGRLRDTSAYVAVTTFGATGEALRMIAAVRGAHRRVVGTAPDGRPYDASDPELLTWVSVAGTASWLRSDADFASNPLSPADRDRFVAEQGRIAALLDPRVDPTVLRAHGDPARALADGSVSLPLVEEGWLPTTEEELSDRMAWFAPRLAVGPQGRDTLQFLLWPPVDPVLRLGYLPTLAGAIGSLDPGTRRLLGLPLGSATSTVMRLQAEMALIALRSTLAGPSPNAQTATRRATPAAA, encoded by the coding sequence ATGTCCGTGCTCAGCCGCGCAGCCGCCCGCCTTCCCCAGGTGCCCGTGCCGCTGCTGTCGCCGCTGGCGAGGGGGTGGTTGCGCCGGTCGTTCGGTGAGCCGCCGCTGGACTCCTCGGCCCCGCAGGGCGACCGCGGCCTGCTGGGCCCCGACTCCGTCTCGTGGCGGCTGTACGCCGACGCCGCGTCGATCGTCGGGGGCATCCGGTCGCTGCTGGTCCAGCTGACCCACCCCCTGGCCATGGCCGGGGTTGCCGAGCACTCCCGCTACCACGAGGATCCGCTCGGACGGTTGCGCGACACGTCCGCCTACGTCGCCGTCACCACGTTCGGCGCCACCGGCGAGGCGCTTCGCATGATCGCCGCCGTCCGTGGGGCGCACCGCCGGGTCGTGGGTACCGCCCCCGACGGACGGCCCTACGACGCCAGCGATCCCGAGCTGTTGACCTGGGTCTCCGTGGCGGGGACCGCCAGCTGGCTGCGCAGCGACGCCGACTTCGCGAGCAACCCGCTGTCCCCGGCGGACCGCGACCGGTTCGTCGCCGAGCAAGGACGGATCGCCGCGTTGCTCGACCCCCGGGTCGACCCGACGGTGCTCCGGGCCCATGGCGACCCCGCCCGTGCGCTTGCCGACGGCAGCGTGTCGCTGCCGTTGGTGGAGGAGGGGTGGCTGCCCACCACGGAGGAGGAGCTGTCGGACCGCATGGCGTGGTTCGCACCCCGCCTGGCGGTCGGCCCCCAGGGACGCGACACCCTCCAGTTCCTGCTGTGGCCGCCCGTCGATCCCGTCCTGCGGCTGGGTTACCTGCCGACGCTGGCGGGCGCGATCGGTTCCCTGGACCCGGGGACCCGTCGGCTGCTCGGACTGCCGCTCGGCTCGGCGACGTCCACCGTCATGCGCCTGCAGGCCGAGATGGCGTTGATCGCCCTGCGGTCGACGTTGGCCGGTCCCTCACCGAACGCCCAGACGGCGACACGCCGGGCGACACCGGCCGCCGCCTGA
- a CDS encoding DUF427 domain-containing protein — translation MPKAIFNGAVIAESDATVVVEGNHYFPPESVKAEYLVDSPTTSVCPWKGNAQYKSVVVDGQQAADGAWVYPQPKPEASQITGHFAFWNGVQVTD, via the coding sequence ATGCCGAAGGCCATCTTCAACGGTGCCGTCATCGCCGAGAGCGACGCCACGGTCGTGGTGGAAGGCAACCACTACTTCCCGCCTGAATCGGTGAAGGCGGAGTACCTCGTGGACTCCCCGACCACCTCGGTGTGCCCCTGGAAGGGCAACGCGCAGTACAAGAGCGTCGTGGTCGATGGCCAGCAGGCCGCTGACGGCGCGTGGGTCTACCCGCAGCCGAAGCCCGAGGCCAGCCAGATCACCGGTCACTTCGCCTTCTGGAACGGCGTCCAGGTCACGGACTGA
- a CDS encoding EAL domain-containing protein: MTPALLVAGIAVVVALTTTVASGVLVGVVGAAVLVLQQRLGIDRRLGSTLAERSPAGLFWADADGRVQWRNAACRALVGTDPEWRSWFEPGALDGLRVDDHVERVLEVTAPTGARRTVRLGLDPSGKGVAGSLVDLTEVSVLQDTLARRESAYEMLAVHASDIVVRTDLTGLVTHASPALYRLLGHGTAGVVGSNLTSIAHPDDRSALGDAIEQVVAGGVARSITARLITGEGQEAWVDVTVQPRSSRRGNEILELDVSMRDVTDRRFVEEEVVRNERLLETVTGSSPVGIFALTGSNWTFANTRLEEISGLSRRDLLDGRLWEFVHPEDRLQLEVDRSTWTAQEVEATQGFVGGYYRLVRPDDEERWIHLRMAPVAGSDGRGWVGTVEDTTNEVTARQHTTLLATVVAGTTDLVAILNPDGSVRFINPAGREMMGGSHGADLVQLHAGRLFGPSGWKRLCEVALPVATARGSWSGDAEIVTSEGATRPVSLVVIAHRDAVGRIDRLSMLARDTSTQKAVERRLAKAASHDQLTGLPNRAHFNEALTRAMATASHSESSVAVLFCDLDRFKAVNDTYGHAAGDQLLREVAIRLGGILRSGDVAARVGGDEFLVLAADVEDPAAALLLAERIRGVLDTPILVEGSGRQDVRLSFSIGVATSRPEDSPTDIISRADEAMYRAKDLGKNRVQMYDARERRSSPATLVAEQALRAAIETGQLRLRYQPVIDLFTGRTMGCEALVRWAHPELGVLSPRDFIDLAEDTGLIRPLGAWVLAEAIRQAGEWHADTSMPPHTSVSINLSAQQLVDGDLAERTAAMMKAMQLPADSLFVELTERALATDESVARAELNAFRELGVRVAVDDFGTGYSSLAQLRRFPVDVLKLDAAFVRGLGSNPADDAIVATVQGLADALALHTVAEGVETVQQLDALRELGCRLGQGYLFSEPLTPDAFAAFVKRGAVELVSSRPGPAELDVDDRGDLAEDDRAGREHPLHQ, from the coding sequence GTGACCCCTGCCCTTCTCGTCGCCGGCATCGCTGTGGTTGTCGCATTGACGACCACGGTGGCATCGGGGGTGCTGGTGGGGGTTGTGGGCGCGGCCGTGCTGGTCCTCCAGCAGCGGCTCGGGATCGATCGGCGGCTGGGGTCGACGCTGGCCGAACGCTCGCCCGCTGGCTTGTTCTGGGCCGACGCCGACGGCCGGGTCCAGTGGCGCAACGCGGCTTGCCGTGCACTTGTCGGGACCGATCCCGAGTGGCGGTCCTGGTTCGAACCCGGGGCGCTGGACGGCCTGCGCGTGGACGACCACGTCGAACGCGTGCTGGAGGTCACCGCACCGACGGGCGCTCGGCGGACCGTCCGGCTGGGGCTCGACCCGAGCGGAAAGGGCGTCGCGGGTTCGCTGGTCGACCTGACCGAGGTCTCGGTCCTCCAGGACACGCTGGCGCGTCGGGAGTCGGCCTACGAGATGCTCGCGGTGCATGCCTCCGACATCGTCGTCCGGACCGACCTCACCGGCCTCGTGACCCATGCGAGCCCAGCCCTGTACCGCCTGCTCGGGCACGGCACCGCGGGCGTGGTCGGCAGCAACCTGACGTCGATCGCCCATCCCGACGACCGCAGCGCCCTCGGCGACGCCATCGAGCAGGTCGTTGCAGGGGGGGTTGCACGATCCATCACGGCGCGGCTCATCACCGGCGAGGGCCAGGAGGCCTGGGTCGACGTGACCGTGCAGCCCCGGTCGTCGCGCCGCGGCAACGAGATCCTCGAGCTCGACGTGTCGATGCGCGACGTCACGGATCGACGGTTCGTGGAAGAGGAGGTCGTCCGCAACGAACGGCTGCTGGAGACCGTCACCGGTTCCTCCCCCGTCGGCATCTTCGCCCTGACGGGCTCGAACTGGACCTTCGCCAACACGCGCCTGGAGGAGATCTCCGGGCTGAGCCGCCGGGACCTGCTCGACGGCAGGCTGTGGGAGTTCGTCCACCCGGAGGACCGCCTGCAGCTGGAGGTCGATCGCAGCACCTGGACCGCGCAGGAGGTCGAAGCCACGCAGGGCTTCGTCGGCGGGTACTACCGCCTCGTCCGTCCCGACGACGAGGAACGGTGGATCCACCTGCGCATGGCGCCGGTGGCCGGGTCCGACGGCCGCGGCTGGGTCGGGACGGTGGAGGACACCACCAACGAGGTCACCGCCCGACAGCACACCACGCTGCTGGCCACGGTCGTGGCCGGCACGACCGACCTCGTCGCCATCCTCAACCCCGACGGATCGGTGCGGTTCATCAACCCGGCGGGTCGCGAGATGATGGGCGGCAGCCACGGCGCGGACCTGGTGCAGCTCCACGCCGGCCGGTTGTTCGGGCCGTCGGGCTGGAAACGGCTGTGCGAGGTCGCGCTGCCGGTGGCCACGGCCCGCGGGTCCTGGTCGGGCGACGCAGAGATCGTGACCAGCGAGGGTGCCACCCGACCGGTGTCGCTCGTGGTCATCGCCCATCGCGACGCCGTCGGTCGCATCGACCGCCTGTCGATGCTCGCGCGGGACACCTCCACCCAGAAGGCCGTGGAACGTCGGCTGGCGAAGGCGGCGTCCCACGACCAGCTGACCGGCCTGCCCAACCGTGCGCACTTCAACGAGGCGCTCACGAGGGCCATGGCGACTGCCTCGCACAGCGAGTCGTCGGTGGCAGTCCTGTTCTGCGACCTCGACCGGTTCAAGGCCGTCAACGACACCTACGGCCATGCGGCCGGCGACCAGCTGCTGCGCGAGGTCGCGATCCGCCTGGGTGGCATCCTCAGGTCCGGCGACGTGGCGGCCCGGGTGGGGGGCGACGAGTTCCTCGTGCTCGCCGCCGACGTGGAGGATCCCGCGGCGGCGCTGCTGCTCGCCGAGCGCATCCGAGGGGTGCTGGACACCCCCATCCTGGTCGAGGGCAGCGGGCGGCAGGACGTCCGGTTGTCCTTCAGCATCGGCGTGGCCACGAGCCGCCCCGAGGACAGCCCCACCGACATCATCTCCCGCGCCGACGAGGCGATGTACCGGGCCAAGGACCTGGGCAAGAACCGAGTGCAGATGTACGACGCCCGGGAACGGCGGTCGTCCCCCGCGACCCTCGTCGCCGAGCAGGCCCTGCGGGCCGCCATCGAGACCGGTCAGCTCCGCCTGCGCTATCAGCCGGTCATCGACCTGTTCACCGGGCGGACGATGGGCTGTGAAGCGCTGGTCCGCTGGGCCCACCCGGAGCTGGGCGTGCTGTCGCCGCGGGACTTCATCGACCTTGCCGAGGACACGGGCCTCATCCGGCCGCTCGGCGCCTGGGTGCTGGCCGAGGCCATCCGCCAGGCCGGCGAATGGCACGCCGACACGAGCATGCCGCCGCACACCAGCGTCAGCATCAACCTGTCGGCCCAGCAGCTCGTGGACGGTGACCTGGCAGAGCGGACCGCCGCGATGATGAAGGCGATGCAGCTGCCGGCCGACTCGCTGTTCGTCGAGCTGACCGAACGGGCCCTGGCCACCGACGAGTCCGTGGCCCGGGCCGAGCTGAACGCCTTCAGGGAGCTCGGCGTCCGGGTGGCCGTCGACGACTTCGGCACCGGTTACTCCTCGCTGGCCCAGCTGCGCCGCTTCCCCGTCGACGTCCTCAAGCTCGACGCCGCCTTCGTCCGCGGCCTCGGCAGCAACCCTGCCGACGACGCCATCGTCGCCACCGTGCAGGGGCTGGCCGACGCCCTTGCCCTGCACACCGTGGCCGAGGGCGTGGAGACGGTCCAGCAGCTCGATGCCCTCAGGGAACTCGGTTGCCGGCTCGGGCAGGGCTACCTGTTCAGCGAGCCGCTCACCCCCGACGCGTTCGCGGCGTTCGTCAAGCGCGGTGCCGTCGAGCTCGTCTCATCCCGCCCAGGACCGGCCGAGCTCGACGTCGACGACCGCGGGGACCTCGCCGAGGATGATCGCGCCGGCCGCGAGCATCCCCTCCACCAGTAG